In Planococcus citri chromosome 4, ihPlaCitr1.1, whole genome shotgun sequence, the genomic window TTATGAATCTTGACCTAAATTTTTGATACGACCCCATTCCTTCCCCTCGCCTTTTCCTTTTTGCTTTCAAATTCAGCAACAACTTTAGTTTTTCATGACTTGAAATCGTTTTACATGTTTAATAAAAGATTTTAAtcttattgaaaattcattttaaaaattccaatttgaccaaactacatatttttaaaaattataaaaatcatgaaaatttcatcaaaaaaatatttcaatttatacaACGAATAATAAAACAATCGAATACAAACCAACGACAAACGTTGCGTTtattaaaactttgatttattaTAACAATAAAAACATTCGTATTAAAATATCTACAATTATATGCAATACGATACTGATGGGAAGCACTAaagtacaaaatgaaattatacaaatacaaaaaaaaagaaagaagaaaaaaaaacgtaaattagGTAACAATGACGCGAAAGTTCAAAGTCCAACCAAACTTCAAAACACTAGATAGTTTTCTCTTCAGACTTATTGTCACTTTCTTCATCGGAATAGTCTTCATCGTGCGTATGAGTAACGATTTTTGGCATTTCGGGACGTAATTGATTAACGGAATTGATGACGCAGCACTAAAACAACAACGACAACAATCGCATTAAAATCTCACAGATCAATTAACCGCGTTAACGAAACGAGTTCGGTTCGTCTCGTAGATGTCATGTCAGTGAGCGTAGTACGTACCTTATTATTAGCTAATCCGTCTGTGTCCTCGATTAACGTCGATCGTCTGGTTTCAATGGCGGATTTCTTTTCATGAGCTACAGTCGATTCGTGAGGCATCTAGGGAAAAAAAACGAACGTCGCGTTATCCAATTAATGGCTCTAAATTACGTACGCGAAATTAAGAATATCCTGTGGCAAACTTACCAACATAGCGGGAGCTCTGAACATGTAACTGAACGGATAATAgattaaattcaaaaacgtAGCCGCGTACAGATCCGCGTATCTGACTACTTGAGATGAAAAGAACGTCTGCCGCGAACCCGATCGGAATACGCTTCCCATCATACCGTAGGCTAAATCCATCTTATGGGTTACTTCTCGGATGCTGTTTCGAACTTGCGAAATATCTGGCTTCTCTTTAGTACTGCTGTCTAAATTtctatagcaaaaaaaaaaaaaaggattagtACAATCTTTATTTAGACAGCTAACTGTTTAATTCTGGATTAATAAAAATCACATACTTGTATAATTCGCCCAACATGACGTCTAATTTTTGCACTTCGTCGAATAAATGGCATTTATCAGTCCATACGTGAAGCTCTTGATCTAGCTCAGGAACAACGAGAAAAGTTCTCCAGCCTCGCATCTTCTTACATTTCAATATATCGCCGAATATATGATCACCAACGTATAACACGTCTTTACCTTTAGCACCGATTAACTGAGTGAAAACGTCGCACGAGCCTGAAACGAGtacccaaaaaattattaccatACTCGATTTTAAAATACTCGTTGATTAGATGTTTACGAATTACAATATTCTGATACTAACCACCGGAGTAAACTTGTTCTTTTTGCAAAGGTCCCATATGGGTTCCTATTTTTAAAGCTCCTGTTTCCGTATCGACTTGCCTTAATACTGTTCCTTCGCCGAAAAACAACGGTTTTCGAGCATCCACGACGATGATATCGAAATACGATTTCCAATTTCGATGCGGATCGCTAGGCTAAACaaaataaagtaatttttaaattaaaggtaaacaaaaaaaaaagatggaaaaggAAATTAAAACCCAATCCTAATATCGAAGATGTTACGTTAAGATCTGCCTTCTTACCTTCGGTCCATGAGGGAAATCGAACAAGTAGGTCATAATACGATTAGTAAACTTGTAATCGCTGTTTGTCAACAGAAATATTTTAGCACCACTTTCTCGTATTCGGGACAGCAACATCGGAAGTCTTTCATCTTTATGGACGAATTCTTCCAAGTGTTCTACCGTGTGCGATTTCATATCaccctaaaaacaaaaaaaagttttaattaggtaatttttgatttaggtaTTGAATAGTTTTATTTCGATCTGGACTTATACTGAATTATTCTTATGACTCAGGGCTCTGATTGTAATGTTAATTATTCGATAAGGTGGgtcgtattcattttttaaaaaaatttaatggaaccTATGAGTAAAATACATAATGGCTAATGACCTCAAAAAGACGCAGCgacaattttttgggagggagaaagggagggagggagggagggggaaaaCACAAGAattcaaagttaaaaaaattgaaaataattcaatcctttatttttttttttttaattcagtgATCTAGTACatatttgcattaaaaaaatttcaattaatttctgATTTAGGAATTGAATACCTAGTTTTATTTTGATCTGGACTTACTGAATTTATTCTTATGACTCAGGGCTCTGATTGTAATGTTAATTATTCAATAAGGTGGgtcgtattcattttttttttctaatttaatggAACCTATAACTTACATATAAGTAAAATATATAATGGCTAATGACCTCAAAAATAAGTAGatagcaacaatttttttgggatttgGGAGGGAGGAAAAAACATAAGaatttgaagttcaaaaaattcaaaaataattcaatcctCTATTTGTTTGGTTCAGTGATCTAGTATTTGCATATTATTATGACGTTTAGACCATTAAGAGAgttcaaaagtttatttttgtcaagttcaggGGTAGTCAAAATACCAGTTTCCTTCAAAATACATTGATAATTCAATCAAATCTTTAACAGTGTAAAGGTGTGTAACAAaacctcaaaaccaaaaaaaagaccttcagaagaacatttttggaattgaaaatatgcaaatatgtaccccccccccatctaaaaaaacaatacttcaaaaattcattcccaatctgaaaaaaaaaaatattaagaatataaaaaagaaaacacatcaagaacaatttttcgaatctgtatttttttaattcctttAAAGTTTTATTAGATAGGTTACTTTaacattttgattaaaaatgaaaaattggtactttagaaaaaataagtacttttgtagacatttttgaaaaaaatggaccatCAAGCAAAAGGAAGTACTTTTCCTGACCAGAAGGAATCAATGAACATCGAACATGAAGAGATCactaaagccaaaaaaatcaaactgttttaaaaattcaaatttttcaattttatttttaccattgaGCTCTTCCCACGGGAGGGGAGAGGAGTAAACGctgatttaaaaatatgaaaattttttcgtccTAAATTTTTTGCAGAGCTCATtccaatttaaacaaaattgaaaaaaacacactcttcccacaccaaaaaaaaaaaaaatgcattaggTATCGATATTTGAGAACGTCTTTCGTACTCCACTTTTCCCATTCACAAATTATTTTCTCAAGAAGGACGCTTTTTCTTGGTAATCGAATATGGCCAAccaaaaacaatattttcaaaagcactggacattttatctatttttttctgtgcaggtaattataaaatttcttaactattttcaaaaattcggttCTCCATGAagctctcaattttttgattgaaaagatttaatttttcagtgagaactctatgaaataaaatcaatgacagaataattgataattttcttgtgatatttttcaacgcTTATTATTGGTCCAAAATCCAAATCCtggattttcaatgaatttttaatagaaaatgtacgattttttttactattttttcgatttttaggaCCACTTTTTGAAATGCAATTCTACTCTATCGCGTACTCGCAGAACTAAACATAAGACTATTAGATATTTCgctgttcaatttgaaaaataaatgtccagaatgagaaaaaattccaatcaatcgactgaaaatcgatcaaaaaaaattattcaaggtcaatcaaaattgccaatgaTTATAATAATCGCTTCAATTGAATATCGATCTCATAGGCACTTGACAAAAATCGCAGATTAGAATAAATAAGCTTACTTATTTTGATTCAAgagccaaaaatttataattcaaaatttcaaattaattgaaaactcattcgatcaaaaaataatcaatttattagaatttttgaaggaaaaaaaacagatcgAAATATCTGTAGAAAGGAACAAGAAGTTCGAAAAAGACATTGACACTATGAGATCACTCAAATAAGAAacttaaaaacttgaaatgaaaaatacaaatggATAagttttttcgtgaaaattgaaatgatcgGATCAactgaaatgtttttcaatcgaCTTTAAATTTCTTTCAATCAAACAAATACCCAAATATCAAAagaatctaccaaaaaaaattgattttttttttttcaaaaaatctatcaaCGAAATTGATCGAAATAATCAACTGAAATATTCAGTGATCGATCAACAATAGATCTCGACTCTCGTACATCGAAGTGATCagtcattttattaaaaaatattcatgtccaaattcacttttaaagttgaaaattgaatttcagttctttttttttttttacagtccagtccatcaaaatttgacaaaaaaatgactcgaatCATTGGCAATATTTTACTTTCCTCGAAAACCAaatgacacccccccccctgctCTAAATGCAGGGTAATTTTCGAGCGAGaatatacaatttttggattgaaaaaacatgattcaAGATATTCGTTTCTCttcagcttttttttgaattcaatttgtcCCTGCTCTTgtcgaattcttttttttaaaaatgaaattaattgtaAACACACGAGTCGTCTCGAGTCTAAAATACTCACATCTAAATGAACCCAATCAACGGCACTTCTCACGTCTTGAAACaatgatttgaatgaaatgaccaTCGAACCATTTTTGACGCCGGTTttatcgctgaaaaaaaaaccacatacaccaagtatgaataaaaaataaaagcacaTGATCGTTATCGCTGCAGATTTTTCAACCTTCAGGTTCAAACCTCAAATTATACTTTACTTACGTCGTATACTGCGAcgaattagtgaaaaaatcaataaggCAAGCCAACAAATAAGTCTCTGGTAAATTGAACAAGGTATTCAATACGTAAACTCGTGCTTCGTCtagttgtaaaaatttattaggaTATAAATCGTAAATCTGATTCCtgaaatgaatagaaaaaaatgtattaaagtTCATTCATCTTCgcgaagatgttttttttttttttttttttttttttttaagggatgAAATAACATCAAAGTGcaataaaatataatataaatTCCATGCACAATATTCTACGTAGGTAATATGTAAAAATTCATATCGACTGATTCTTGGAATCAAACTCGTACGTATCTCGAAATGCATTAATTCGACATTTAATTACCATAacttacgtttttaaaaatttgaaaccgtgAACACAAACTAAGATATTTCCATAAGCGTCGACTTTCAACAGATTACCATATAACGAATCAAACCACAGACCtctgaaaaattacaatgaaCAACATTAAACAAACTATAAGAAAATAAACAGTACCTATTTCATATGCTGTACGCTTCATTATTGTATCTAGTacacgcacacacacacacagtcAAAGGTGCGCTAAATTTAAATGTAGGTATCGTTTATACACGTAAATGCATTACACTGGTGAGTAATGAATGATACTGCAAATTTAACTAGTGTGATGAAGAATTGAATAGGATTAAAACAAAATGTactttttaaacgtttatttaACTCAACACATTATGAGGTTAACAAAGCATAAAAACTTATACAGCGATTTTGACTAAAGTAGCCAGTCACTTGAGATTTTACATATAAGGGTCCTTTAGGTGAAGTGAGGATAAGTCGCAGCTGTTCATTACAAATTGACTTTTTCTTTTTAGGAAAGTGACCTCATTTTCTAATCTCAACCGGCTGAATTTAAAATTAGGTGCAgataaaagtgcaaaaaaaaattctaacggtaatcaaattcttaaaatcaaaaattaaatggaataaagttcataaaaattttccttaaaataaaatggatacaaattaaaatattttcaaattcatttttggatttctaattatttttataataatacgTACTAAATGATGACAATAATATCACGTAAAAATATATTATCGATAATTGGAGTTGAAAGATTTCTTcaagtaatatttttcaatttcagtttatCTTCGGACttttcgtaactttttttttatttggacaACAAGCAAATGAAGCTCCGGAGTGCAAGGACTTGTTGCATGGTAAGATCTGACCAAAACCTAAAAGTTTCATATCGCGATCTCGGCAGGAAACGGATACGGTTTGAAGCCATTGATCGAATGACCAGCATATTGATTGATTGCGGATATAATCGAAAATGCATTCCGCTGGTATCGGTAAAGGTTCTTGGACAGGTCCCTCTAAGCAGTGATACGGTTTAACCCATTCATCGGTTTTTTCGCATTCAGATCTTCCGACTTCACACCAACCgccgatttttataaaatcaaaagaTTCGACGATCATAGTGATATCGTGACTTGGATACACCTTTTTACAATACTCCAATACGTCTGGTTTTTCATTAGTACACGATGACGTCGATGAAACATTGGATCTAGAATTCGTATCTACGGTCCAGCCTCCAGATTGACTAAAGTACTGGTTGTAATACGGCTGCCCGCTTTTTTGGTCGCATAGTAAAGCTACTCGTGGTGCAAAATGTAAAGATGACGAATTATAAGTGGCAAAATACATCGGTGGTCCTAGCGGCTTTAATCCAAAAACACTTCCAGAGTAGAGTAACAAAATCGTCGGCCACAACAGAAACATGTTTGGCGGGGTAGAATAAAAAAGCACACAAAAACACTGAATTTCGATTCGAGTTCGAGTATGGCGCGACCGATATAACTGAGTTCGCGTTTATGGTTAAAAAGTAGCTTTTACGTTTCCGTATATAAAATCGATCgataaaactttaaaaagtaCATTTTGTTTTAATCCTATTTAATTCATCGCACTAGGTATATATTTTATACTAAGAATTAGGTACAAACCTGATGGGAAATGAAGGATCGTATTCGAAATTCGTTATTTCTTGAGGATATCCTAATGTGACTAGGCGTTTTTTCAGTAGATTAAATGCTAACTTTTCATACTGAGGTGATTTGTATTCTGTAAATAACACAAAATagcgaataaaaattaaaaaatgataaaaagtgcaaaaaacttgcaaaaaattaaaaatctagcTAAATTCCTTTTTTGAGAacgtaaaaattagaataaaattaattcaacctTGAGATCTGACACcttaaaaataacataaaactTCACCAAGATCGTGGATAAATTTACCCCATTTCTCCCAATTTTTCAAGCGATAAGATCCCCAGGTAACtagaaacattttcaagacTAGAAGTTTATAAAGATTCCAAAATatcataatcaaaaaatttttcgaattggtcgttaaaaaaaatccaatataaTTGGAAATTACTTTTGTACATGTACTTCCTCAATTTCTTCAATGTTTCAATTATTGaacattaaaaatacattttttggaagttgGAGGCAGAAGAGGTCTCGAAATTCCGTATAGTTGTGCCAATAGAATCACCAAAAACAATTTTAAGAGCATTAGTTTGTTgtgtaattgaatttttcaacttgaaaaaatttcaa contains:
- the Nt5b gene encoding cytosolic purine 5'-nucleotidase isoform X1, with protein sequence MARESIYEKSVSYMNSFSEYDNPNVNSQSNRKWYREPAHRIFVNRSLHLENIKFYGFDMDYTLAEYKSPQYEKLAFNLLKKRLVTLGYPQEITNFEYDPSFPIRGLWFDSLYGNLLKVDAYGNILVCVHGFKFLKTNQIYDLYPNKFLQLDEARVYVLNTLFNLPETYLLACLIDFFTNSSQYTTDKTGVKNGSMVISFKSLFQDVRSAVDWVHLDGDMKSHTVEHLEEFVHKDERLPMLLSRIRESGAKIFLLTNSDYKFTNRIMTYLFDFPHGPKPSDPHRNWKSYFDIIVVDARKPLFFGEGTVLRQVDTETGALKIGTHMGPLQKEQVYSGGSCDVFTQLIGAKGKDVLYVGDHIFGDILKCKKMRGWRTFLVVPELDQELHVWTDKCHLFDEVQKLDVMLGELYKNLDSSTKEKPDISQVRNSIREVTHKMDLAYGMMGSVFRSGSRQTFFSSQVVRYADLYAATFLNLIYYPFSYMFRAPAMLMPHESTVAHEKKSAIETRRSTLIEDTDGLANNKCCVINSVNQLRPEMPKIVTHTHDEDYSDEESDNKSEEKTI
- the Nt5b gene encoding cytosolic purine 5'-nucleotidase isoform X2, which encodes MKDLIGVNGSFRDEPCYLEKPNHILNGHDFDDRETPVNEIFVNRSLHLENIKFYGFDMDYTLAEYKSPQYEKLAFNLLKKRLVTLGYPQEITNFEYDPSFPIRGLWFDSLYGNLLKVDAYGNILVCVHGFKFLKTNQIYDLYPNKFLQLDEARVYVLNTLFNLPETYLLACLIDFFTNSSQYTTDKTGVKNGSMVISFKSLFQDVRSAVDWVHLDGDMKSHTVEHLEEFVHKDERLPMLLSRIRESGAKIFLLTNSDYKFTNRIMTYLFDFPHGPKPSDPHRNWKSYFDIIVVDARKPLFFGEGTVLRQVDTETGALKIGTHMGPLQKEQVYSGGSCDVFTQLIGAKGKDVLYVGDHIFGDILKCKKMRGWRTFLVVPELDQELHVWTDKCHLFDEVQKLDVMLGELYKNLDSSTKEKPDISQVRNSIREVTHKMDLAYGMMGSVFRSGSRQTFFSSQVVRYADLYAATFLNLIYYPFSYMFRAPAMLMPHESTVAHEKKSAIETRRSTLIEDTDGLANNKCCVINSVNQLRPEMPKIVTHTHDEDYSDEESDNKSEEKTI